The following DNA comes from Chitinophaga nivalis.
TACACGTATCTATTCCGCTGGCAGCTGTTTCGGCCGGACTGATATTAGGCAATACTTCACTGGGTGCTATACAGTCAGAAAGTATGCAACATTATTTTCACAACATCTGGAGTTTGATTGATGAATTGTTAAACACGATTTTGTTTGTGATGATCGGTTTACAGATTGTGGTGATGCCTTTCCTGCAGAACTACTGGCTCACAGGCCTGCTGGCAACGGCGTTTGTATTGGTGGCCAGAGCGCTGAGTATTACCATACCGGCGGTGGTATTAAAACGTTCGTTGAAAACAGATTATAAAAGCATTGGTATATTGGTATGGGCAGGTTTGCGAGGGGGCATCTCCGTTGCCCTGGCGCTGTCGTTGCCTGATTCTCCCTACAAGGAAATCATTTTATCGGCCAGTTATATTGTCGTACTCTTTTCCATTATAGTACAAGGTTTGACCTTAAAAAGAGTGGTGGATAAACTGGTACATTAATTTTCCCATCCCGTCAACATCATCGTTGACGGGATTTTTTTTGCGGTTTATTTTGCCAATCCGATTTGTTGCATAAATGCCTGATTATCCCAGAATAAATATTCTTCCGTCATTCGTCCGTCTTTCCAGTGCCCTACCGTACACATCATCAGCTTGAATGCCTTACCGGTAGGTGGAATTGTTTTACCTTCCCCGACAGGCATCGGCCGGGTAAATGTACCTTCCATGATTCCTATCACCGCTGTCCATTCCCGATCCGCTATTTTCACCGGATGTTCCTTAATTCTGGTGTCGGGAGCAAATACAAACTGAGGTTTCAATGCGTTGATATGTTGCGGATCAATACCGGTAGTAGTATGGCCATCCGGATAATATACCAGAATATCATCTGCATGACTTATTTTCAGTTGATCCCATCGCTGGTTACTATATATATCGTAATCCAGGGAATCAAAACGGGTTAGCAATTTATCTTCTGCAGCTTTATTGTCCCGGTAGTACTGCAACGCTTTCTCCAACGAATCTACCTTTGCCTGTAGCCCCTTTATATCATCCGGCGTACCGGGCGAACAGGCAAAAAAAGTACCTGCGAATATCATTATCAACAAACAGCTGAAATCATTTTTTTTCATGATAATCTTGTTTTAGTGATTATGAGGTAAACAGCCCGTCAGGAATATCAACAGCAGATAATATCGGATTGTTTTACCACACATCGCCCCTGTTGCCGGGCTTCACTTTTTATCCCAACTGCTGGTTACTAATGTGAGATAGTTTAACTTGACAAGGATTTTTTTATGCTAAATGATTATACGATGAACAAATGGCAAAAAATAAGAGCAGACTATCCGGTATTTAATCATTACACTTACCTCTACACCAATGGCGGCGCGCCGGTGAGCACGCCGCTGATAAACAAGGCACATCAACTGCTGACGACACTCAGTGAAAAAGGCCGGCTGATCATACCGGAATGGGAACAGGAAACCCGGGATACCCGCCAGCTGCTGGCACGGATGATTCATGCCCAGCCACATGAAATTGCCTTTATCAACAATACCGCGCATGCGATGACCTTACTGCAGGACTTGTTCCCCAAAGATCATGGCGTTCTCTCCATGCGGGATGATTTCCCTTCCAGCTATGTAGGATGGATACACAGCGGACAGCCCGTTGTACTGGTAGAAAGCCAGCCGGATGGTACTATTGACGTTGCCGCCATTGCCCGGCAGATCACACCGGAGACCCGGCTGCTGGTGACCAGTCATGTGATGTTCAGAACAGGATTCCGGCAAGACCTGGCGCAGATCGGCGACCTATGCCGGCAGCATCAGCTCATTCATATTGTAGATGCAACGCAGTCATTTGGTCTGTTCCCGATAGATGTACAGGCGTATCACATAGATGTGCTCATCTTTCATGCCTATAAATGGGTGAATGCGGGTTATGGTATCGGCGCCATGTATATCTCTGAAAAGATACTGGCCCAATATCCGGCACATGCGGCCAACTGGCAGAATGTAGACTATGCCCAGCCTGACTTCCAAACCAATACCGACTATACGAAATTTACGTTGAAAAAGGATGCTACGGTATTTGAAATGGGTACACTCCCCTATGTGAATATCCTGTTGTTGAAAGCAGCCCTGGAGTATCTGGAGGCTATCGGCATCGGAGAGATAGAAAGCTATGTACAAACGCTGGTAGCGTATCTGGGGGAAAAGGCCGCCGCCCATGGTATTAAGTGGCTGACACCTTATACGCCGCCGCATTTTTCGGGGATTCAGCGGTTACGCATTACGCCGGCGCAATATGCCACCCTGCAAGCGGAAAATATTGCAGCCCGGTACAGCAACGAACAGCTGACAGTGGCGCTTAGTTTTTACAATAACACGGCGGATATTGATCATCTTTTTGCCGTTATCGGTGAAAATACACCGGGAGTATAATCTCCCGGTGTATTGACTTTATTTTACTACTTCAAAAGCAATCGTTGCATTTCTCCATACGCCGTTGTATTTATTCTCATACAGCGTACCGTCTTCTGTGTGCATGTTGGTAGCTTCCAGCATGTATTTGCCAGGCCATAAAGGCACGAAGGTAGCCACACCGGCAGCATCGGTTACAATTGTTGTATTCCAGCCGCTGGGAGAAAATACCGCCACCTGAATCTTCTCTGTAGGAGTAGATTTGAAGCTGGTTTTTACCGCTACCGGTTTGTTTACTTTAAATACTTTTCCGGCGCCGGTAAAGGCCGTCAGTTCATGTCCGGTTACCGTTTCAGTAGCCACAGCTGTTTTACCTACTGCTACCGTAGCGCTGGCGTTGAACTGGTATTTGGTAGTACCACCCAGCTCTCTGGCATCATGGGAAACAGCCAGGGTGTATACACCATCAGTGGCAGGCGTAAAGCTGGCAGTAAAGTGATCTGCTCCCGGCGTGCAGGTCAGCTTTGTTTTTTGTTTATCAGGGCCGATCAGCCATAAGGTAAACGTTTTTACATCTGAATACCAGTCCGATACTTTTTCAGGTGTATGTTCCGTGTATTCTCCATAGTAAATCTTCACCTGTTGTTCTTTCCCTTTGGTGCCGGTGAGTTGGGTTTCGATCCAGAGCATGTGAGCGAAAACATGGCTGCAGCAACAAACCAGCAGCAAACTAAGCAACAATTTTATTTTCATGAGCGCATATAGATTAGGGAAACAAAAATAGCTATCCCATGGATAGCCTGCTTGAACAATCAGAAAAAATATTTGCTGATTCGGGAAAAATAAAGGGAAGAGAAAGAAAGCTGGCCATCCGGAGAAGATTCCAACGGATGGCCAGCTGTTTATCAGAAGTCGAAAGTATCCGGATCCGGACCTACGCGTTCACCGCGGTCTAAAGCATCAATCTTAGCTACATCTGCTACTTCAATACTAAAATTGAAAACATCCGCATTGCTGATGATACGTTTTTCCTGAATGCTCTTCGGGATTGTTACCACGTCTTTCTGCAGGTTCCATCTTAATACCAGCTGCGCCACCGTTACACCGTATTTTTCTGCCAATGCCTGCAGTTCAGGAATATCAAATATTTTACCTTGCATTAACGGGCTCCATGCTTCATACTGAATACCGTGTTTTTTGCAGAAATCCAGCAGTGGCTGTTGTACCAGGCGGGGGTGGAATTCCAATTGGTTCACCATCGGCGTTACCTTCACCGACGGTAAAAGATCTTCCAGGTGATGTTGCAGGAAGTTACTTACACCAATCGCTTTTACACGGCCATCTGCATATAACTGTTCCAATGCCCGCCAGGTTTCTTTATACTTACCTTTCACCGGCCAGTGGATCAGGTACAGATCCAGGTAGTCTGTCTGCAGTTTATTTACTGAAGTTTCAAACGCTTTCAAGGTACTATCATAACCCTGGTCTGCATTCCATACTTTGCTGGTGAGAAAAATATCTTTACGGTCGATAGCATGATTCGCTACTGCTGTTCCTACACCCTCTTCGTTTTTATAGATAGCAGCCGTATCGATATGGCGATAACCAGCATCCAGTGCATATCTAACGGAGTCAATCACTTCCTGCCCATCATTGGTTTTATAAACACCCAGTCCGAAATAAGGCATCTGTACACCGTTTGCCAGTTGTACAGTACCTTTGATGTCTGTAATATTCATACGTCTCTCTTTTATTTTATAAAATCTGAAAATATTTTTTTCAGCCTTGGCTTTTTGCGTAGCGCAAAAATACAGCTAGCTGCATTACAATAGCAGTAATAAAGCAGGATTTTTCTGTACCATTAAAGGATATTTCCCTTATTCCGTGTCCTGATGAAACTGATTGACTAATCTGTTATCCGGTAAAGAATGAAAGGAACGAATCAACCATTTGTTTGCTTTCCTTACCACACTGCCTTTGTAATAACCGGCAGTGACCACCTGTACCTGTCCGGTGACCAGGTTGGTTTGCAAACAGGTGGCATATGCACTGAAATCAACCACATAGCCGGGGGCCGGCGATACCTGTATGTTGGAGAGCAGACGCCGGGGCTGAAAATGTTGCTCCTTTATTAGGTAGAGGAGCGGCGCCGTACGGGCCTGCCAGTTATATTTCCCTTCCAGTGGAATGCCGTCTATTTCTCCATGAATACTATCATCCATGTAATCGAGACATTTACGGAGTGCTGCATTATCAAAATTTTCACAAAAACCGATCAGTACTTTTTCAATACGTTGCTGATCGCGATAACGGACATCACTATACGAAAGCTGATGATTAAAATACCGGCTCTTTTTTGCCAGCAGGTTTTCTTTGGGGCCAGTATTGCAACAGAGCAATCCTGCAAAACTGCAGCTTAATAAAATGACGGGTAACAACTTCCTGCGCATCGTCCCATGATTTATGATATAACAAAAGCACACCGGATATGTTTTGTTATATCACCCTATCATGATTTACAACGGACAATTCTGATGGTAGTCAATTAATTCTATCGGCGTTTGTGCCAGCTCAATGCCTTTGTAATAGGCTTCGATCTCATCCAGTACCGCTTCCACTTCCGGTATCGTTTTTAACACCACCAGTCTGCTGCGGAACTCTTTGATATTCGGCAGTCCCTTCAGGTAATTGGCATAACAGCCACGCATTTCATTGATACCTTGTACCGGGCCTTTCCACTCTACCGACAGGCGGAGATGTTTTTTGCTGACAGCAATGCGCTCTTCCAATGTGGGGCCAGCCAGTATTTCGCCGGTCTGTACATAGTGTTTTATTTCCCGGAATAACCACGGATAACCGATCACAGCACGTCCGATCATAATACCGTCTACACCGTAACGATTTTTGTATTCCAGGGCCTTTTGCGGGCTATTGATATCCCCGTTACCAAATATGGGAATATGTATGCGGGGATTGTTTTTTACTTTACCGATCAGCGTCCAGTCAGCTTCCCCTTTATACATCTGGCAGCGGGTGCGGCCATGGATGGCCAATGCTTTGATACCCACATCCTGCAGTCGTTCTGCTACTTCTTCAATATTTTTGGTATCGTCGTCCCAGCCCAGCCGTGTTTTTACCGTCACAGGCAGTTTGGTGGCTTTAACACATGCCGCAGTGAGGCGTACCATCAGGTCCAGATCTTTCAATACACCGGCGCCAGCACCTTTTCCTGCCACTTTTTTCACGGGGCAGCCAAAATTGATATCCAGTAAATCCGGATTGGTGACATCCACAATTTTAGCAGCCATAGCCAGACTGTCTTCATCTCCTCCGAATATCTGAATCCCTACCGGGCGTTCATATTCAAAAATATCCAACTTCTTCCGGCACTTGATGGCATCCCGGATCAGTCCTTCACTTGAAATAAATTCAGTATACATAAGATCCGCTCCTGCATCCTTGCAGACAGCCCGGAACGGCGGATCGCTCACATCTTCCATCGGTGCCAGCAGCAAAGGAAAATCAGGTAATGTTATGTCATCAATCTTTACCAAAATCTGTATTTTTTAAAAAGAAGTGCAAAGATAAAAAATAATTGTGGTCCGGGAGAAACTGATGGCTAAAGCATTAGCATATCATATACCCCATGGCCGGCAGGTAAAGGAAGCCGGCACACCAGCATACCTGCTCATGACAAGGGAAACTGCTACCCTATGTAGCGGAAAATGGGGCATAAATGATATTATATTACCAGATATGCTTACTACTACGTTACTAAAACGAATGATCCACTTTAACCGAATGAAAGCCATCGGATTTTTTGGTTAAAATAATACCAGCAGGTTGTGTCAGGAGGAAAAATATAGCGTGGAGAAGGAATACGAAAATAAGTATTTTCTTCTGCAGATATCCGGCACGGTTGTTCGGGATGAGTTATTTCTATCCGTTATCTGCTTATAAAGTCGTAATTTTTAATTTCCGCTATCACCACACGTATCCAGGCATAATGCTTTATTGTAATTCCAAATTCAGGGATATGGAAAAATTTGATGCGATTGTTATTGGTTCCGGCCAGGGAGGTACGCCACTGGCAAAAAAACTGGCCGGGAAAGGCCGGAAAACCGCTATTATTGAGCAACGTTACATAGGAGGCACCTGCATCAACGATGGCTGCACGCCTACCAAAACCATGATCGCCAGTGCAAAGGTAGCCCATACCGTTGCCCACAGCGAAAAATGGGGCATTACCACACCCGGTTTTACGGTGGACCTTCCCTTTATTATTGCCCGCAAGAATGATATCGTGTTACGGTTCAGAAACAGTGCTGCCAAAGGGTTGACACAAACACCCGGACTCACGGTCATATATGGCAGTGCCGCTTTCAGCGGAGAAAAGATCATTACCGTCACCTCCTCGGACGGCGGTGAACAACAGCTCACGGCCCCCCTGATATTCATTAATACAGGCGCTGCACCTCATATCCCGAATATTCCCGGACTGGAGGAAGTGCCCTGGCTGACTTCCACCACCCTGCTGGATGAGGTAACCCTGCCCCAGGATCTGATCATCCTGGGGGGCAGCTATATTGCCCTGGAAATGGGACAACTGTATCAGCGTTTAGGCAGTAACGTTACAATCGTTGAAACGTCTCCACAACTTGTGTCCAAAGAGGACCCGGATGTAGCGGCTGTTATCCGGAACTTCCTGGAAGAAGAGGGTATCCGCATTTACACCGGCGCCACCACAACAGGTATCCAGCCAACAACGGCGGGCATACAACTGAATCTCATCACCGGTGATACCCATACCAGCATCACGGGCTCCCATATATTGCTGGCCACTGGCCGCACACCTGCGACAGCTGCCCTCCAGCTGCAAAATACGGGCGTTACTACAGATGAAAGAGGATATATCCAGGTGAATGACCAGCTGGAAACTTCCGTGCCGGGCATTTATGCCCTGGGGGATGTTAAAGGCGGGCCTGCTTTCACACACATTTCATATAATGATCATCTCCTGCTCTATAAAAATTTGTTTGAAAATGCTAACTTGTCTGTGCTGGACCGGCAGGTACCTTATTGTATGTTCACCGATCCGCAGCTGGGTCGTATCGGCATTACTGCCCATACAGCTACCCGCGAAGGCATTCCTGTAAAAATTGCCTGTCTTGGTATGGACAAAGTGGCCAGGGCCATTGAAACCGGTACTACCACCGGATTTATGAAAGCCATTGTACATGCACATACCGGGCAAATATTAGGCGCCGCTATCATCGGAACAGAAGGCGGTGAAATCATGAGTGTATTGCAAATGGCTATGGCCGGTGGTGTAACGGCAACGCAACTACGTGGGATGATTTTTGCACATCCCCTGTATACAGAATCACTCAACAACCTTTTTATGACCCTGGAAAAATAATCGTTGACCGGCGCTTATTTTTTCGCTTCAACCATATCCTCCATGATTAAACTGGATCATGTTTCCAAATATTTCAACCGGCAACAAAAAGCAGCAGTACAGGAGATATCCTTTGAAGTAGCCGTCGGTGAAACCCTCGTATTACTGGGCACCAGCGGCTGCGGCAAAACCACTACCCTACGCATGATCAACCGGCTGATCACGCCGGACAACGGCCGGATCCTGGTCAACAACCAGGATATCCAGCAACAGTCCGAAGAAATCCTGCGCCGTAATATGGGTTATGTATTGCAACATACCGGCCTGTTTCCCCATTACACAGTCAGTGAAAACATTGGTGTAGTTCCCCGTTTACTCCGCTGGGATAAACCCCGGATACAACAACGTATCACCACCCTGATGGAAAAACTCCGCTTGCCCCCCGGCGACTACGCCAACGCCTATCCGCATCAGCTTAGCGGCGGGCAGCAACAAAGGGTCGGGCTGGCACGCGCACTGGCAGCCGATCCGCCGATATTACTGATGGATGAGCCTTTCGGCGCGCTGGACCCACTCACCCGCATCAGCGTACGAAAAGAATTCAGCCATCTCGATGAACTAAACAGCAAAACCATCATACTGGTCACACATGATATAGAAGAAGCTTTTGAGCTGGGACACCGCATCTGCCTTATGAATGAAGGCAGCATACAACAACTCGGTACACCGGCCGACCTGCTGTTTCACCCGGCCAATGACTTCGTGAAAAAATTCCTGGACCCGCAACGGCTGCAACTGGAATTAAAAGCATTATACCTGCAGGACCTGTGGCCCTGGCTCGGGCCCGCCGGCAACAACAACAACGCATCTGCACTTCCTGCCACCACCACCAGCTGGGAAGCCCTGGCAGCCGTATCACAACAACCAGCCACAGTACACTATCAACAGGAACAAAAAATACTGACTGCCAGCATACTTATGGAAGCAGTATCTGCCTATAAAAACCAATAATACCGCATGGAAGCAACGGAGAGTTTTTTCGACTTTGTACAACAACAATCCGGTAAACTGCTGGAGCAAACCCTCACACATACCGGGCTTACCTTTATTTCCGTTTTACTGGCCGTAGCCATTGGCGTCCCCCTGGGTATCCTGATTACCCGTCATAAAAAGCTGGCAGGTATTACGCTCGGCACGGCCGGCGTCCTGCAAACCATTCCTAGTATTGCCTTGCTCGGCTTTATGATTCCGCTGCTGGGCATTGGTCCCAAACCCGCTATTGTAGCGTTATTACTCTATGCATTGCTACCCGTAATCCGCAATACCTACACCGGTATCAGCGGGGTAGATAGCAGCGTTATGGAAGCCGCTAAAGGGATGGGAATGAGTCCGTGGCAACTACTGTTCAAAGTACAACTACCACTAGCCATGCCCGTTATACTGGCCGGGATACGTACTGCTACCGTCATTAATGTAGGCGTGGCCACCCTCGCCGCCTATATTGCTGCCGGCGGCCTGGGAGAATTTATCTTCGGTGGTATTGCGCTGAACAATACCAATATGATGCTGGCAGGCGCCCTGCCGGCAGCCCTGCTGGCTATTCTGTTCGACTGGCTGCTGTCGCGGCTGCAACACCTGAAAAGCCGCAGCTCCCGGAAACTGCTGTACGCCTTACCCGCTATACTCCTCGCCCTCTCTTCTTTTTACCTGATTCCGGATACCTACAACAGTAAAATGCTGGCAGGTTTCACGCCCGAATTTATGGGCAGAAAAGATGGCTACCTGGGGTTAAAATCTGTTTATGGTTTACACATCCGCACCCTGGTGATCAGCGATATGATTATGTATAAAGCCGCCTGGGAGAAAAAACTGGACGTCATCAGCGGTAGCAGTACCGATGGACGGGTACAGGCATTTGACCTGGTAGTACTGGAAGATGATAAACATATTTTCCCACCCTACTATGCTGCCCCCATTGTAAACATGGCTGTGCTGGAACAATATCCGGAACTGGAAGGTACCCTCAACCTGCTGTCTGGCATCATTAATGATAGCATCATGACAACGTTGAACTACCGGGTGGATTATCTCAAACAAAATCCGGAAAAGGTAGCAAAGGATTTTCTGGTAGCAGCCAAATTATGGCAACCTGCCCGGAATGGCCACAAAGGCACCATCCGTATTGGCGCCAAAATTTTTGGCGATGGGTATATCCTGGCCAATATGTACAAGATGCTGATTGAAGGCCATACCGATCTGGCTGCGGTGACGAAAACCGGCCTGGGAGGCACTAAAATTGTGTTTGATGCTTTAACCAATCAGCAGATCGATCTGTACCCGGAATATACCGGTACCGGCCTGCTGACCATCCTGCAGGCCTCTTCGCAGGAAACAGCCTCCATGATGGCAGATAGCAAAAAAGTATACGACTATGTGCGGGAGAAATTTGAAAAAAACTACCGGATAAAATGGTTGAAACCCATTGGCTTCAATAATACCTACGCATTGATGATGCGCCGGGAAGCAGCAGCCAGCCTGCATATCAAAAGCATATCCGATTTAACCGCATACATAAACCATAAATAACCACCAGTATTTATGTTGTTACAGCAAGCATATGAAACCGTACGGAACAGAACAACCGCCATCTGTGCACCACTCAAAACAGAAGACTACGTCGTACAACCCGTTGTGGATGTAAGTCCTCCGAAATGGCACCTGGGGCATACTACCTGGTTCTTTGAAACCTTTATACTACTCCCTCATGCAGCCGGCTATACCGCGTTTGATCCACAATATAATTTTGTGTTCAACAGCTATTATGAAACCGTGGGTGCGCGCGTTATCCGCACAGATCGGGGCAACCTCAGCAGACCGGCTGTGGAAGATATTCTGCGTTACCGGCAATATGTAGATGAAGCTATGCAGCTATTATTGCAACAGGAACTGACGCCGGATCTCCAGGCACTCATTACACTGGGACTTCATCATGAAGAACAGCACCAGGAATTATTATACACAGATATTAAATACATATTGGGGCATAATCCCCTCTTTCCACCCTACAGCGAACATATGCCACTCCCGGATACGATAACGAACAATTCCGGTGATACCTGGTTAAATATGAAGGCCGGTATTTATAACATCGGATTTGCGGGAGAAGGATTTTGTTTTGATAATGAACTGGGGCGGCACAAAGTATATTTATCAGATTTTGCACTCAGTACCCACCTGGTTACCAATGGAGAATACCTCGATTTCATACAATCGGGCGGCTACCAGGATTTCAGTTACTGGCATGCAGAAGGCTGGGATTGGGTCAGGCAAAACCAGGTTACCATGCCGATGTACTGGTACAACATTTCAGGGCAGTGGATGCATTATACCTGGCAGGGCTTACAACCCCTGCTCCCCGATACTCCGCTGGCACATATCAGCTACTATGAGGCTGCTGCTTATGCCGCCTGGAAAGGATATCGCCTGCCCACCGAATTTGAATGGGAAGCCGCAGCGCCCCAGCTGGCATGGGGCCAACGGTGGGAATGGACAGAAAGCGCTTATCTGCCTTATCCCGGTTTCACCAAAGCTGCAGGCGCTATTGGGGAATATAACGGCAAATTTATGATCAGCCAGATGGTACTGCGGGGAGGTTCAGAAGTCACATCGCCCCATCATAGCCGTATTACCTACAGAAATTTTTTTCATCCCGCTTTGCGCTGGCAATTTACCGGCATAAGGCTGGCAAGATGATTGAAGAGGATTAACTGATTTACCGGACCGGAAAGCCAATCGTAATCTATCTCCGGCCGGTGTTAAAACAAGAGGTATGCACACGACCACTGTAATTCCAACGTACACCGCTTCCCGCAAGCGGCAACAACACCTGCAAGCCTTTTACCATGATGTCGTAAAAGGACTCACTGCTCCAAACAAATACCTGGACGCCAAGTATTTTTATGATGCTGCAGGAGATGTACTTTTCCAGCAGATCATGCAA
Coding sequences within:
- a CDS encoding mercuric reductase, which codes for MEKFDAIVIGSGQGGTPLAKKLAGKGRKTAIIEQRYIGGTCINDGCTPTKTMIASAKVAHTVAHSEKWGITTPGFTVDLPFIIARKNDIVLRFRNSAAKGLTQTPGLTVIYGSAAFSGEKIITVTSSDGGEQQLTAPLIFINTGAAPHIPNIPGLEEVPWLTSTTLLDEVTLPQDLIILGGSYIALEMGQLYQRLGSNVTIVETSPQLVSKEDPDVAAVIRNFLEEEGIRIYTGATTTGIQPTTAGIQLNLITGDTHTSITGSHILLATGRTPATAALQLQNTGVTTDERGYIQVNDQLETSVPGIYALGDVKGGPAFTHISYNDHLLLYKNLFENANLSVLDRQVPYCMFTDPQLGRIGITAHTATREGIPVKIACLGMDKVARAIETGTTTGFMKAIVHAHTGQILGAAIIGTEGGEIMSVLQMAMAGGVTATQLRGMIFAHPLYTESLNNLFMTLEK
- the dusB gene encoding tRNA dihydrouridine synthase DusB produces the protein MVKIDDITLPDFPLLLAPMEDVSDPPFRAVCKDAGADLMYTEFISSEGLIRDAIKCRKKLDIFEYERPVGIQIFGGDEDSLAMAAKIVDVTNPDLLDINFGCPVKKVAGKGAGAGVLKDLDLMVRLTAACVKATKLPVTVKTRLGWDDDTKNIEEVAERLQDVGIKALAIHGRTRCQMYKGEADWTLIGKVKNNPRIHIPIFGNGDINSPQKALEYKNRYGVDGIMIGRAVIGYPWLFREIKHYVQTGEILAGPTLEERIAVSKKHLRLSVEWKGPVQGINEMRGCYANYLKGLPNIKEFRSRLVVLKTIPEVEAVLDEIEAYYKGIELAQTPIELIDYHQNCPL
- a CDS encoding DUF4198 domain-containing protein, with translation MKIKLLLSLLLVCCCSHVFAHMLWIETQLTGTKGKEQQVKIYYGEYTEHTPEKVSDWYSDVKTFTLWLIGPDKQKTKLTCTPGADHFTASFTPATDGVYTLAVSHDARELGGTTKYQFNASATVAVGKTAVATETVTGHELTAFTGAGKVFKVNKPVAVKTSFKSTPTEKIQVAVFSPSGWNTTIVTDAAGVATFVPLWPGKYMLEATNMHTEDGTLYENKYNGVWRNATIAFEVVK
- a CDS encoding ABC transporter permease/substrate-binding protein: MEATESFFDFVQQQSGKLLEQTLTHTGLTFISVLLAVAIGVPLGILITRHKKLAGITLGTAGVLQTIPSIALLGFMIPLLGIGPKPAIVALLLYALLPVIRNTYTGISGVDSSVMEAAKGMGMSPWQLLFKVQLPLAMPVILAGIRTATVINVGVATLAAYIAAGGLGEFIFGGIALNNTNMMLAGALPAALLAILFDWLLSRLQHLKSRSSRKLLYALPAILLALSSFYLIPDTYNSKMLAGFTPEFMGRKDGYLGLKSVYGLHIRTLVISDMIMYKAAWEKKLDVISGSSTDGRVQAFDLVVLEDDKHIFPPYYAAPIVNMAVLEQYPELEGTLNLLSGIINDSIMTTLNYRVDYLKQNPEKVAKDFLVAAKLWQPARNGHKGTIRIGAKIFGDGYILANMYKMLIEGHTDLAAVTKTGLGGTKIVFDALTNQQIDLYPEYTGTGLLTILQASSQETASMMADSKKVYDYVREKFEKNYRIKWLKPIGFNNTYALMMRREAAASLHIKSISDLTAYINHK
- a CDS encoding ABC transporter ATP-binding protein gives rise to the protein MIKLDHVSKYFNRQQKAAVQEISFEVAVGETLVLLGTSGCGKTTTLRMINRLITPDNGRILVNNQDIQQQSEEILRRNMGYVLQHTGLFPHYTVSENIGVVPRLLRWDKPRIQQRITTLMEKLRLPPGDYANAYPHQLSGGQQQRVGLARALAADPPILLMDEPFGALDPLTRISVRKEFSHLDELNSKTIILVTHDIEEAFELGHRICLMNEGSIQQLGTPADLLFHPANDFVKKFLDPQRLQLELKALYLQDLWPWLGPAGNNNNASALPATTTSWEALAAVSQQPATVHYQQEQKILTASILMEAVSAYKNQ
- a CDS encoding aminotransferase class V-fold PLP-dependent enzyme, producing the protein MNKWQKIRADYPVFNHYTYLYTNGGAPVSTPLINKAHQLLTTLSEKGRLIIPEWEQETRDTRQLLARMIHAQPHEIAFINNTAHAMTLLQDLFPKDHGVLSMRDDFPSSYVGWIHSGQPVVLVESQPDGTIDVAAIARQITPETRLLVTSHVMFRTGFRQDLAQIGDLCRQHQLIHIVDATQSFGLFPIDVQAYHIDVLIFHAYKWVNAGYGIGAMYISEKILAQYPAHAANWQNVDYAQPDFQTNTDYTKFTLKKDATVFEMGTLPYVNILLLKAALEYLEAIGIGEIESYVQTLVAYLGEKAAAHGIKWLTPYTPPHFSGIQRLRITPAQYATLQAENIAARYSNEQLTVALSFYNNTADIDHLFAVIGENTPGV
- a CDS encoding ester cyclase, yielding MKKNDFSCLLIMIFAGTFFACSPGTPDDIKGLQAKVDSLEKALQYYRDNKAAEDKLLTRFDSLDYDIYSNQRWDQLKISHADDILVYYPDGHTTTGIDPQHINALKPQFVFAPDTRIKEHPVKIADREWTAVIGIMEGTFTRPMPVGEGKTIPPTGKAFKLMMCTVGHWKDGRMTEEYLFWDNQAFMQQIGLAK
- the egtB gene encoding ergothioneine biosynthesis protein EgtB; this encodes MLLQQAYETVRNRTTAICAPLKTEDYVVQPVVDVSPPKWHLGHTTWFFETFILLPHAAGYTAFDPQYNFVFNSYYETVGARVIRTDRGNLSRPAVEDILRYRQYVDEAMQLLLQQELTPDLQALITLGLHHEEQHQELLYTDIKYILGHNPLFPPYSEHMPLPDTITNNSGDTWLNMKAGIYNIGFAGEGFCFDNELGRHKVYLSDFALSTHLVTNGEYLDFIQSGGYQDFSYWHAEGWDWVRQNQVTMPMYWYNISGQWMHYTWQGLQPLLPDTPLAHISYYEAAAYAAWKGYRLPTEFEWEAAAPQLAWGQRWEWTESAYLPYPGFTKAAGAIGEYNGKFMISQMVLRGGSEVTSPHHSRITYRNFFHPALRWQFTGIRLAR
- a CDS encoding aldo/keto reductase, coding for MNITDIKGTVQLANGVQMPYFGLGVYKTNDGQEVIDSVRYALDAGYRHIDTAAIYKNEEGVGTAVANHAIDRKDIFLTSKVWNADQGYDSTLKAFETSVNKLQTDYLDLYLIHWPVKGKYKETWRALEQLYADGRVKAIGVSNFLQHHLEDLLPSVKVTPMVNQLEFHPRLVQQPLLDFCKKHGIQYEAWSPLMQGKIFDIPELQALAEKYGVTVAQLVLRWNLQKDVVTIPKSIQEKRIISNADVFNFSIEVADVAKIDALDRGERVGPDPDTFDF